The genomic DNA AGCTTGGATCGACGCGAATAAGATAAAACACGGCCAAAAAATCCGCATTGAAATCCGCGGACAGGCAAAAGAAGCAATTGTATACACGCAACCTTTCATCCCGGGAAGCATACGAAAAAACTAATTAAAGGAAAGTTCAATGGCAGCAACCAACCCACCACCAGGATACCGATTTACGGAAAAACACGAATGGGTCAAGGTAGAAGGCGAAACAGCTCTGATTGGAATTACTGATTATGCCCAAGCAGCATTAGGAGATATCGTTTACGTAGATTTGCCAAAAGTCGGCAAATCCGTTAAGCAGTTTGATAGTTTCGGTACCATCGAATCGGTTAAAGCTGCGGAAGATCTTTATTCTCCGATCACGGGAGAAGTCAGCGAGATAAATTCAACACTCGGGAACAACCCTGCAGCAGTAAATTCGAACCCCTTCGGGGCTTGGATGATTCGGGTAAAAGGAATTAGTATCAGCGAAGTCGAAAAACTTTTAGATCCCGAAGCTTATAGAGAATTCGTCAGTAAACTGGATTAGGTAAGAAAATGAACGCAGCTACCTCGAAACCGACCGGAAACACAAAATCGGAAAATCAGTTATCACCGTTGGATACTTTCCTACGGCGACATGTCGGTCCGGACTTAGAGCAGACTAAGGATATGCTTTCCCTACTCGATTTACCGAGTTTGGATGAGTTGGTTGCGAAATCTGTTCCGGAAGGAATCCGTCTATTACAAAGTTTGAATTTACCG from Leptospira fainei serovar Hurstbridge str. BUT 6 includes the following:
- the gcvH gene encoding glycine cleavage system protein GcvH produces the protein MAATNPPPGYRFTEKHEWVKVEGETALIGITDYAQAALGDIVYVDLPKVGKSVKQFDSFGTIESVKAAEDLYSPITGEVSEINSTLGNNPAAVNSNPFGAWMIRVKGISISEVEKLLDPEAYREFVSKLD